TTCCAGTTTCGGCTTGTTTTTGTTTAGCGTAGGCCACGATAGTTTTCAGGTTAGTCTCATATTCTTCCACAGTATCGGCTTCCGCACAAAGATCAACATCATGGAAGCAGTAGTAGCCTATTCCCATTTTCTGCATAAACTCGAAGCCGGCATCCATTTTATTCTTGGCTGCTTGTATTTTGTCAACATCACCATTCCAAGGAAATTTTTTTGTACCACCACCAAATTGGTCTCCGCCTTCTGCACAAAGAGTATGCCACCATGCCATAGCAAATTTCAGCCAGTCTCTCATTTTCTTGCCCATAATTACTTTATCTGCATCATAATAGCGGAACGCCATCGGATTCTTACTCTCTTTGCCTTCGAATTTAATCTTTCCTATTCCGGGAAAATACTCTTTTGTTGCCATAATCTTAATTTATTTTTAAGGATTAATATATTTAGTCGTTATTCTTTTTTCATTTCATTGCTTTCTCCAAACTATATTTCCAGCGTGCATAAGCATCTGCATAAGTCTGGCTATCGGATTGTTCCGGCTCTATTACTTCCAGTTTTTCAAGTGTAGAAAAGGCTTCATTATTGTCTTTATAAATACCTGCACCTATACCAGCACCTTTGGCAGCCCCCACAGAACCATCCGTATCATACAATTCAATGACGGAATTCGTTACGCCTGCCAAAGTTTCACGAAACAGAGGGCTGAGAAACATATTTGCCTTACCTGCATGAATTTTTCGTACCGGAATGCCCATGCTCTCCATGATATCAATTCCATATTTAAAAGAGAAAACAATGCCTTCCTGAGCAGCGCGGATAATATGTTGCTTACCATGCCGGTTGAAGTCAATTCCCTGTATGGAGCAGCCTACCTCTTTATTTTCCAACATACGTTCGGCGCCATTGCCGAAAGGCAGAATACTGATACCTGCACTACCGATAGGAGCTTGTGCTGCCAATAGATTCATATCATCATAAGAAAGATTCTGGGGAGCTATCACACGTTTTATCCATGAGTTCAGAATCCCTGTACCATTGATGCATAACAGCACACCTAAACGAGTTTGCCCGGTAGTATGATTAACATGTGCGAATGTATTTACACGTGATTTGGAGTCATAACTCATTTCACCATTTACACCATATACCACACCAGACGTTCCCGCAGTAGAGGCTATTTCTCCAGGATTAAACACATTCAGTGATAACGCGTTGTTGGGCTGATCTCCGGCACGATATGTAATCGGAGTGCCTTCTTTCAGTCCCAATTCATTGGCTGCGGCCGCACTAACGCGACCTTGTTCGGAGAAAGTAGGCTTAATGTCGGCAATCAAAGACATATCAATACCATAATATTTCATCAAGAAATCTGCGACCTGACCATTCTTGAAATCCCAGAACATACCTTCAGATAAGCCGGGAATCGTTGTACAAATCGTGCCACTCAACTTCATGGCTATATAATCACCCGGCAATATTATCTTATGTATTTTTTCGTAAATGTCCGGTTCATTTTCTTTAATCCACGCCAATTTAGATGCAGTGAAATTGCCTGGAGAATTGAGTAAATGAGAAAGGCAATTCTCTTTCCCTAATGTTTCAAAAGCTTTCTGTCCATAAGAAACAGCTCTTGAATCACACCAAATGATAGCAGGACGCAACACTTCCTGATTTTTATCCACGCATACCAGTCCATGCATCTGATATGAAATGCCGATGGCCTTTATATCTTCAACCTTCACATCGGATTTTGCCAGTATAGCTAATGTGGCATACTTTAGATTTTCCCACCAATCTTCAGGATTTTGTTCTGCCCATCCCGGTTTTACTACGATGATTTCCGCTTCCGTTTTCGGGAAAAAAGCGGATGATATACATTTACCGCTTTCTGCATTTACCAGGCTCGCCTTGACGGACGAGCTACCAATGTCATAACCTAATAGGTACATAGTATTATTTTTATTTAAAGAATTAACCTTCCTTTAAAAATCTGATTATCTCCTGATCTTATTGTATATTTTCTTGTCAAAACGATAATAACGCGCCGCACGGTGGGCTACTCCCTGCTGTTTTTCTTCCAAGGGAACCACATATTCCATGAAAGCTATTTTTTTATGAAAATTGCGTACATCTATTTTTCTGCCATATACCAGTTCATATAAAGTGCGCAGTTGTGAGACTGTAAATTTACGTGGCAACAAGTCAAACAAAGAAGACGGATTTATATCAACATATTGACGTATATATATCATGGCCTCTTTGATAATCAGATTATGATCAAATGCCAAGGCTCTTATATCGTGCATAGCTATCCAACAGGCCTGATAATTATCCAGGTCACGGCTCAATGTCCGATCTATTTTTACTAAGGAAAGATAGGCTATGGTAACGATACGCTCTACTTTAGACTGCATGGCACGCTCCAACCAGTGCACATCTTTGGGGTCTTTTGTACGGTTTTTGGAACCGAATGCTTTGAACTGTATCAGGTTTACATTTTTCAGCCCGGTCAGTTCATTCAATACCCTTTTGGCAGCTTCATCCAGATCTTCGTCCATATAAATCAAGCTTCCCGGCAGCTTCATGTCATGAAACACTTCTCCTTCCTCCTCGCCTGCCCGTTTTATCAGCAACACTTTCAACTGTTCTCCATCGAAGCCAATCACTACACAATCTACAGAAATGTGATTGTTTGCTAACGGCGTCCTATAATCAATGTCTTGCATAATATATTTGTTTTAAGCGCTGCAAATATAAAGAGGTTTTTCTAATTTACAATAGATATAACAACATTTTATTAATAGTATAAATAATTATTTTACAATAATATACATATCGTACTTATTACAATATCATATCGCGTGTTATAGTATAAAGTACAATATGTTATTTTGTAAAAGAATTGAAAGTTGTAAATACATCATTATCAAAAACAAGTCACATACCCATATTGTATTTCAGCACAGCACAACAGATGAGCATTGCACAAAAAATATATTTTGTGTGGTGAATATCAGAAAAACCTCTACCTTTGCGACACCTTTTATTATTTAAATAAAAAAACAAGTAAATATGAAAGCATTTGTATTTCCGGGTCAGGGGGCCCAATTCGTAGGTATGGGAAAAGACCTGTACGAAAATTCAGCTTTAGCCAAAGAACTTTTTGAGAAGGCAAATGATATTCTCGGATATCGCATTACAGATATTATGTTCAACGGTACGGATGAGGATCTGCGCCAGACCAAAGTTACTCAACCTGCCGTATTCCTCCACTCCGTAATTTCCGCTTTGTGTATGGGAGATGATTTTAAACCCGAAATGACGGCCGGTCATTCATTGGGTGAATTCTCCGCATTGGTTGCTGCCGGTGCTCTGAGTTTTGAAGATGGTTTGAAGTTGGTTTATGCGCGCGCTATGGCAATGCAGAAAGCTTGTGAAGCACAACCTTCCACAATGGCTGCCATTATTGCTTTGCCGGATGAGAAGGTAGAAGAAATCTGTACCCAAGTAAGTGCCGAAGGTGAAGTATGTGTTGCTGCCAATTATAACTGTCCGGGACAAATTGTAATTTCCGGTTCTATCGCAGGTATCGAAAAGGCTTGCGAACTAATGAAGGCCGCTGGTGCAAAACGTGCGTTGCCTTTGAAAGTGGGCGGTGCTTTCCACTCTCCGCTGATGAATCCTGCCAAGGTGGAACTGGAGGCAGCCATCAACATTACTGAAATCCATGCTCCTAAATGTTCGGTTTATCAGAATGTGGATGCCCTACCTCACACAGATCCGGCTGAAATCAAGAAGAACCTGGTTGCCCAGTTGACAGCTTCCGTACGTTGGACTCAAACCGTTAAGAATATGGTTGCCGATGGTGCTACAGACTTTACGGAATGTGGACCGGGTGCAGTGCTGCAAGGCCTCATCAAGAAAATAACTCCGGAAGTCGATGCTCACGGCATAGCATAGTTTTTGCTTGCTATTTGTACATTCATAAAAAAGGGAACCGCTTTCTGCATGAAAGCGGTTCCCTTTTTTATGAATGTACAAAATAAAGACCTAACACATAGCACATCTTGCATACACGTATAAATTAAGCATCAATATATCGTAAAATAAAGAATTAGTTATATCTTTGTTGCCGTAAAGACAAAGGGGTGCCCGGACGGGCTGAGATCATACCCTCGAACCTGATGCAGTTAGTACTGCCGTAGGAATTGGATATTGTTTTCTTTTCTGATATTTCCGCAACGGAAACTTCTTTGTATTTACTACCCGCTATTTTTTTATCTTTAAAAACAAGAAAAAGAATGAATGTATCAGTAAACAGCAAAGAGGTGCAGACCGCTGCCATTACCCTTTCACAACTTATCGAGGAGTTATCGCTGCCATCGCATGGCATTGCCGTGGCTGTGGACAATCACATGGTTTCACGAACGGAATGGACACAGTTTGCTTTGAAAGAAGGGATGTCTGTCATTGTCATCAAAGCAGCTTGCGGAGGATGAAGACGATGGAAAAGGAATCATTGATAAGGAAAAACGGAAACGTTCAGTTCATCACGCACTACACCGAATGCTATTCCTACTTAGACGCTGCACGCATAGCACTTGAGGGTGGTTGTCGCTGGATACAACTGCGCATGAAAGATGCTCCCCTTGAAGAAGTGGAGTCCACAGCACGCCAGGTCCGGCAGTTATGCCAACAGCAGGGAGCACTTTTTATCATCGACGATCACGTGGAACTTGCCAAGATATACGCCGATGGCGTGCATCTTGGCAAGATGGACATGCCCATTGCCGATGCACGCTGCATTTTGGGTGAAACGTATATCATAGGCGGAACAGCCAACTCTTTTGAGGATGTGCGGCAACACTATGAGGCTGGGGCAGACTACATTGGCTGCGGTCCTTTCCGCTACACCACCACCAAGAAGAATCTCAGTCCGATATTGGGCACGGACGGTTACGCCGACATCGTCAGACGGATGGAAGCGAGCCACATTTCTCTGCCCATAGTGGCCATCGGCGGCATAATGCCGGATGATATCAAGGAAATCATGCAGACGGGCGTAACAGGTATTGCTCTTTCCGGTAGCGTGCTCCGGGCAAAGAATCCAATAGAAGAAATGAAAAGAACCGTTGCGGAAGCCAACCGGACAATCAATCATTGCAAATAATCATTTAAGAAAAAGAAGATATGGATAAATTAATTATCGCAGGGCGCGAGTTCAGCTCACGTTTGTTTTTGGGAACCGGAAAATTCAACTCGAATGAACTGATGGAACAGTCTGTCTTGGCTTCCGGCACAGAAATGGTAACTGTCGCCATGAAACGCATCGAATTAGACAATAAAGAGGATGATATGCTGAAGCACATACAGCACCCCCATATACAGCTCCTGCCCAATACTTCGGGCGTGCGCAATGCCGAGGAAGCCATATTTGCTGCACAAATGGCGCGTGAAGCATTTGGCACAAACTGGTTGAAATTAGAGATACATCCCGATCCGCGCTATCTGCTTCCTGACTCTGTGGAGACACTGAAAGCTACGGAGGAGTTGGTGAAACTGGGGTTTGTGGTGCTCCCCTACTGTCAGGCAGATCCTACGCTCTGCAAGCGACTGGAGGAAGCAGGCGCCGCTACGGTGATGCCGTTGGGTGCACCCATCGGCACAAACAAAGGGTTGCAAACCCGTGACTTCCTGCGCATCATCATTGAACAAGTCAACATCCCCGTGATAGTGGATGCCGGTATCGGTGCTCCGAGCCATGCCGCCGAAGCCATGGAGCTGGGCGCATCTGCTTGCTTGGTGAATACGGCTATTGCCGTAGCAGGCAATCCGGTGAACATGGCACAAGCCTTCAAGCAAGCAGTGGAAGCCGGTCGTACGGCATACGAGGCGGGCTTGGGAGTACAGACAGACAACTTTCTGGCCGAAGCCAGCTCACCATTGACGGCATTTTTGAATGAATAAAAGCCGATTATTTTACAAATAAGGCTCTTTTTCTCTTTTTTTGGCCTGAAAGAAAAAATATCTTTCAGGCCATTACCAGCGGTGAAGAAATTTTTTAGTAAAACCTTTCCGGATTTTTAGTAAAAATCTCCCGAAGTTTTAGTAAATCTTCTCCGGAGTTTTACTGAAAAGAAAAAAAGTTCTAAAATATCACGAAATACAGGAAAGGAAAAAATATTACATTATAATCTATCTGACATGAAACAAAAAATAAAATTCCCACGTTCCGAAAAGGTTTACTTGCCGGGAAGTATTTATCCGGAACTCCGTGTGGGTATGCGCAAGGTGGAACAAGTGCCAAGCACCAACTTTATAGATGGAGAAAAGGTTATCACCCCCAATCCGGACATTTACATCTACGACACCAGCGGAGCATTCAGTGACCCTGCCGTTGAGATAGACCTGAAGAAAGGACTTCCTCGCTTGCGCGAACCATGGATACTGCGGCGCGGCGATGTGGAACGGCTTCCCGAAGTAAGTTCCGAATACGGGCGCATGCGCCGCGATGACCAATCGCTTGATGCACTCCGCTTTGAACACATTGCCCTGCCCTATCGGGCGCAGCAGGGCAAATGTTGCACCCAAATGTATTATGCCAAACAGGGTATCATCACTCCCGAAATGGAATATGTGGCCATACGTGAGAACATGAACTGTGCCGAATTGGGCATAGAAACACACATCACACCCGAGTTTGTGCGTCAAGAGATAGCCCAAGGACGTGCTGTGCTTCCCGCTAACGTCAATCATCCCGAAGCCGAACCGATGATTATCGGCCGCAACTTCCTTGTGAAGATCAACACCAACATCGGCAATTCGGCCACAACATCGAGCATCGACGAAGAAGTAGAAAAGGCACTCTGGAGTTGCAAATGGGGCGGTGACACGCTGATGGACCTTTCTACCGGAGAGAACATCCACGAGACGCGCGAATGGATTATCCGCAACTGTCCCGTCCCGGTGGGTACTGTACCTATCTATCAGGCACTGGAGAAGGTGAACGGCCGGGTGGAAGAATTGACTTGGGAAATCTATCGCGACACGCTCATCGAACAATGCGAACAGGGCGTGGATTACTTCACCATCCATGCAGGCATCCGCCGCCACAATGTGCATCTGGCCGACAAGCGTCTTTGCGGCATCGTCAGCCGCGGCGGAAGCATCATGAGCAAATGGTGTTTAGAGCATGACCGTGAAAGCTTCTTGTACGAACACTTTGACGACATCTGTGATATATTGGCGCAATATGACGTAGCTGTATCTTTGGGTGACGGATTGCGTCCAGGCTCCACCTGCGACGCCAACGACGAAGCACAATTTGCCGAGCTCGACACGATGGGTGAACTCGTGCTGCGTGCATGGGACAAGAATGTACAGGCATTCATTGAAGGCCCCGGTCATGTGCCCATGCACAAAATCAGGGAGAACATGGAACGCCAGATCGAGAAATGCCACAATGCACCGTTCTATACGCTCGGCCCCTTGGTGACGGACATTGCACCGGGTTACGACCACATTACCTCCGCCATCGGTGCAGCGCAGATAGGCTGGCTGGGCACGGCAATGCTCTGCTACGTCACCCCGAAGGAACACCTGGCTCTGCCTGACAAAGAAGATGTGCGTGTGGGGGTCATCACCTACAAGATAGCCGCCCATGCCGCCGACCTGGCCAAAGGACATCCCGGTGCACAGGTGCGCGACAATGCACTGAGCAAGGCCCGTTACGAGTTCCGTTGGAAAGACCAGTTTGACCTTTCACTTGATCCGGAACGTGCACAAACCTATTTCCGTGCCGGACATCACGTGGACGGAGAGTATTGCACCATGTGCGGGCCTAACTTCTGCGCCATGCGACTGTCGAGAGAACTAAAAAGTTCCAGTTCTCCCAAAAAGGACGGAAAACCGTTCTAAAATTATCATTCATATTATTTGTGAAACATCCCTCATTCTTCTTTCAAGGAAAATGAGCCCCTTAAACATAGAAAACATGTTTTCAGACGAATTAGAAAAGATATCCTGGGAAGAAACCACAGCACGCATCAACTCCAAAACGGATGCTGACGTGCGCCGTGCGCTGTCCAAAGAACATTGTGATGTGGAGGATTTCATGGCACTCATCTCGCCCGCCGCCACGCCTTATTTAGAGACGATGGCACGCCTGAGCAAGAGATACACCGAAGAACGCTTCGGCAAGACCATCTCCATGTTCATCCCACTGTATATCACCAACTCTTGCACCAATTCCTGCGTGTATTGCGGTTTCCACATCACCAATCCCATGCCCCGTACCATACTGACGGAAGAGGAAATAGTGAACGAATATAAAGCTATCAAGCGCTTGGCTCCATTCGAGAACCTGCTGCTGGTAACGGGTGAGAATCCCGCCGTGGCCGGTGTGCCCTACATTGCCCGTGCGCTGGAC
Above is a window of Bacteroides helcogenes P 36-108 DNA encoding:
- a CDS encoding xylulokinase, whose translation is MYLLGYDIGSSSVKASLVNAESGKCISSAFFPKTEAEIIVVKPGWAEQNPEDWWENLKYATLAILAKSDVKVEDIKAIGISYQMHGLVCVDKNQEVLRPAIIWCDSRAVSYGQKAFETLGKENCLSHLLNSPGNFTASKLAWIKENEPDIYEKIHKIILPGDYIAMKLSGTICTTIPGLSEGMFWDFKNGQVADFLMKYYGIDMSLIADIKPTFSEQGRVSAAAANELGLKEGTPITYRAGDQPNNALSLNVFNPGEIASTAGTSGVVYGVNGEMSYDSKSRVNTFAHVNHTTGQTRLGVLLCINGTGILNSWIKRVIAPQNLSYDDMNLLAAQAPIGSAGISILPFGNGAERMLENKEVGCSIQGIDFNRHGKQHIIRAAQEGIVFSFKYGIDIMESMGIPVRKIHAGKANMFLSPLFRETLAGVTNSVIELYDTDGSVGAAKGAGIGAGIYKDNNEAFSTLEKLEVIEPEQSDSQTYADAYARWKYSLEKAMK
- a CDS encoding NUDIX hydrolase, whose amino-acid sequence is MQDIDYRTPLANNHISVDCVVIGFDGEQLKVLLIKRAGEEEGEVFHDMKLPGSLIYMDEDLDEAAKRVLNELTGLKNVNLIQFKAFGSKNRTKDPKDVHWLERAMQSKVERIVTIAYLSLVKIDRTLSRDLDNYQACWIAMHDIRALAFDHNLIIKEAMIYIRQYVDINPSSLFDLLPRKFTVSQLRTLYELVYGRKIDVRNFHKKIAFMEYVVPLEEKQQGVAHRAARYYRFDKKIYNKIRR
- the fabD gene encoding ACP S-malonyltransferase produces the protein MKAFVFPGQGAQFVGMGKDLYENSALAKELFEKANDILGYRITDIMFNGTDEDLRQTKVTQPAVFLHSVISALCMGDDFKPEMTAGHSLGEFSALVAAGALSFEDGLKLVYARAMAMQKACEAQPSTMAAIIALPDEKVEEICTQVSAEGEVCVAANYNCPGQIVISGSIAGIEKACELMKAAGAKRALPLKVGGAFHSPLMNPAKVELEAAINITEIHAPKCSVYQNVDALPHTDPAEIKKNLVAQLTASVRWTQTVKNMVADGATDFTECGPGAVLQGLIKKITPEVDAHGIA
- the thiS gene encoding sulfur carrier protein ThiS translates to MNVSVNSKEVQTAAITLSQLIEELSLPSHGIAVAVDNHMVSRTEWTQFALKEGMSVIVIKAACGG
- a CDS encoding thiamine phosphate synthase, which codes for MKTMEKESLIRKNGNVQFITHYTECYSYLDAARIALEGGCRWIQLRMKDAPLEEVESTARQVRQLCQQQGALFIIDDHVELAKIYADGVHLGKMDMPIADARCILGETYIIGGTANSFEDVRQHYEAGADYIGCGPFRYTTTKKNLSPILGTDGYADIVRRMEASHISLPIVAIGGIMPDDIKEIMQTGVTGIALSGSVLRAKNPIEEMKRTVAEANRTINHCK
- a CDS encoding thiazole synthase; its protein translation is MDKLIIAGREFSSRLFLGTGKFNSNELMEQSVLASGTEMVTVAMKRIELDNKEDDMLKHIQHPHIQLLPNTSGVRNAEEAIFAAQMAREAFGTNWLKLEIHPDPRYLLPDSVETLKATEELVKLGFVVLPYCQADPTLCKRLEEAGAATVMPLGAPIGTNKGLQTRDFLRIIIEQVNIPVIVDAGIGAPSHAAEAMELGASACLVNTAIAVAGNPVNMAQAFKQAVEAGRTAYEAGLGVQTDNFLAEASSPLTAFLNE
- the thiC gene encoding phosphomethylpyrimidine synthase ThiC produces the protein MKQKIKFPRSEKVYLPGSIYPELRVGMRKVEQVPSTNFIDGEKVITPNPDIYIYDTSGAFSDPAVEIDLKKGLPRLREPWILRRGDVERLPEVSSEYGRMRRDDQSLDALRFEHIALPYRAQQGKCCTQMYYAKQGIITPEMEYVAIRENMNCAELGIETHITPEFVRQEIAQGRAVLPANVNHPEAEPMIIGRNFLVKINTNIGNSATTSSIDEEVEKALWSCKWGGDTLMDLSTGENIHETREWIIRNCPVPVGTVPIYQALEKVNGRVEELTWEIYRDTLIEQCEQGVDYFTIHAGIRRHNVHLADKRLCGIVSRGGSIMSKWCLEHDRESFLYEHFDDICDILAQYDVAVSLGDGLRPGSTCDANDEAQFAELDTMGELVLRAWDKNVQAFIEGPGHVPMHKIRENMERQIEKCHNAPFYTLGPLVTDIAPGYDHITSAIGAAQIGWLGTAMLCYVTPKEHLALPDKEDVRVGVITYKIAAHAADLAKGHPGAQVRDNALSKARYEFRWKDQFDLSLDPERAQTYFRAGHHVDGEYCTMCGPNFCAMRLSRELKSSSSPKKDGKPF